One region of Bacillus pumilus genomic DNA includes:
- a CDS encoding PBSX family phage terminase large subunit: MEKEVNPHFEDFLFDWDQKFQFLVGGYGSSKSYHIALKLILKLLDEKRTALVIREVYDTHRDSTFSLFEEIVNDLGLDHVIQCRTSPLMLKFHNGSRIIFKGLDKPAKLKSINNISIIWIEECSEVKYEGFKELLGRLRHPTLDLHMILSTNPVGQDNWTYRHFFKDDQNNRFILDDERLYKERTIAINDTYYHHSTAEDNLFLPVSYIKQLDELKEYDPDLYRIARKGHFGINGIRVLPQFKVQPHEDVMMAISNINRPLLRAGMDFGFVDSYNAVVRLAVDHEKKYLYIYWEYYDRGKTDDVTVEDLKEFVETKELIKADNEQKTIAYFRKMGYNMVAAHKFQGSRLQYTKKIKRFKKIICSDSCKNTIYELQPLTYKTDKHGNIIEDEFKIDPHTFSAIWYALDDYEVTDLKEQPKERKRPNRERRSMRRL, from the coding sequence ATGGAGAAGGAAGTCAATCCACACTTTGAAGATTTTCTCTTTGACTGGGATCAGAAGTTTCAGTTCCTAGTGGGTGGTTACGGTTCATCTAAGAGCTATCACATTGCCTTGAAACTCATTCTGAAGTTGCTAGATGAAAAGCGAACCGCTCTTGTGATTCGTGAAGTCTATGACACGCACAGGGATTCAACATTTTCGCTGTTTGAAGAGATCGTGAATGATCTAGGACTCGATCATGTTATTCAGTGCCGGACATCACCGCTCATGCTTAAATTTCACAACGGCAGTCGGATCATTTTCAAAGGATTGGACAAGCCAGCCAAGCTGAAATCGATCAACAACATATCGATCATATGGATTGAGGAATGTTCCGAGGTTAAGTACGAGGGATTCAAGGAGCTGCTTGGTCGTTTGCGTCATCCGACTTTGGATTTGCACATGATCTTATCAACGAACCCTGTCGGCCAGGATAACTGGACATACCGTCACTTCTTTAAGGACGATCAAAACAACCGCTTCATCCTGGATGATGAAAGATTATACAAAGAGCGAACGATCGCTATCAACGATACGTACTATCATCATTCTACTGCTGAAGATAATCTTTTCCTTCCAGTCAGCTACATTAAACAGCTAGACGAACTAAAAGAATACGATCCAGACCTTTATCGCATAGCCAGAAAAGGTCATTTTGGCATTAACGGAATTCGTGTGTTGCCACAATTCAAGGTGCAGCCGCATGAAGATGTGATGATGGCCATCTCAAATATCAATCGCCCGTTGCTTAGAGCAGGCATGGACTTTGGTTTCGTTGATTCATATAACGCTGTTGTAAGGTTGGCTGTAGATCACGAGAAGAAGTATCTATATATCTATTGGGAGTATTACGATCGTGGCAAGACTGATGATGTCACGGTTGAGGATTTGAAAGAGTTTGTCGAAACAAAAGAGCTGATCAAGGCTGATAATGAACAGAAGACAATCGCATATTTCCGCAAGATGGGATACAACATGGTGGCCGCTCATAAGTTCCAAGGATCACGCTTGCAGTACACCAAGAAGATCAAGCGATTTAAGAAAATTATTTGCTCCGACTCGTGCAAAAACACGATCTATGAGCTTCAGCCGCTCACGTACAAGACGGACAAGCACGGCAATATCATAGAGGACGAGTTTAAGATTGATCCTCATACCTTTTCAGCCATCTGGTATGCGTTAGATGACTATGAGGTAACGGATCTGAAAGAGCAGCCTAAAGAGCGGAAACGCCCTAATAGAGAAAGGAGGTCGATGAGAAGGCTATGA
- a CDS encoding DUF6877 family protein, producing MEFKSANMSYAGLWMALDDIKRRIGDAVLSGDRISNPYIKAQKKKAETIKDELLRRFNEQAQAKLK from the coding sequence ATGGAGTTTAAATCTGCAAACATGTCATATGCAGGGCTTTGGATGGCGCTAGATGACATCAAACGACGTATAGGGGATGCGGTGCTGTCTGGTGATCGCATCAGTAACCCATACATCAAAGCGCAAAAGAAGAAAGCTGAAACAATTAAAGATGAGCTGCTACGCCGATTTAATGAACAGGCGCAAGCAAAATTGAAATAA
- a CDS encoding phage minor head protein produces the protein MSKIDQLIKNINTFVQKAEADEVKEIEEAVADFPELKDVPSLVEKYEKTTAKLLRLQRRTFLNELNGFISKNDSETLESILAFFQNDLFAADEFAELFGKETAIFLTLTVTQLAEKIMHSIDADIPFKVLSEKTEQWIESWSQELAQLMQLNTHEAIEQTLKDGIKEGRSIQEIELELKELPEFSRKRARVTAVTEVLTASSVAQHESYVQSPAVTGKKWKHSGGKKNQSRESHVQLDGTIIPLDDEFEIPGSGERCMFPRDTQLTPKERVNCHCAVGPVVDPVILGLSAEEKEEIRRINNLKQILSPFV, from the coding sequence ATGAGTAAGATCGATCAGCTGATAAAAAACATCAATACCTTTGTGCAAAAAGCAGAGGCAGATGAGGTCAAGGAAATTGAAGAAGCGGTAGCAGATTTCCCTGAACTGAAGGACGTTCCCTCTTTGGTGGAAAAGTATGAGAAAACCACCGCAAAACTTCTCAGATTGCAACGTAGGACGTTTTTGAATGAACTGAATGGTTTTATATCCAAGAACGATTCGGAGACGTTAGAATCAATTCTAGCGTTCTTTCAAAATGACTTGTTTGCAGCTGATGAATTTGCGGAGCTGTTCGGAAAAGAAACGGCCATATTCTTGACTTTGACTGTCACGCAGCTGGCTGAGAAGATCATGCATTCCATCGATGCAGATATTCCATTCAAGGTTCTTTCTGAGAAAACTGAACAATGGATTGAATCATGGTCTCAGGAGTTGGCGCAGCTGATGCAGCTGAATACTCATGAGGCTATTGAACAAACCTTGAAAGATGGCATAAAAGAAGGCCGGTCTATCCAGGAGATTGAATTGGAGCTGAAGGAACTTCCTGAATTCAGCCGGAAGCGCGCACGTGTGACAGCTGTAACTGAAGTGTTGACCGCTTCTTCCGTCGCTCAACATGAATCCTATGTCCAATCCCCGGCAGTAACAGGGAAGAAGTGGAAGCACAGCGGCGGGAAAAAGAATCAGTCAAGAGAAAGTCACGTGCAGCTAGACGGCACAATTATTCCTCTCGATGATGAATTTGAGATACCAGGCAGCGGAGAGCGGTGTATGTTTCCGAGAGATACACAGCTCACGCCAAAAGAGCGAGTAAATTGTCATTGTGCGGTTGGTCCTGTGGTTGATCCTGTTATTCTTGGATTGTCAGCAGAGGAAAAAGAAGAGATAAGAAGAATTAATAATTTGAAACAAATCCTATCTCCTTTCGTATAA
- a CDS encoding dimethylarginine dimethylaminohydrolase family protein yields MRKKFINLVGFAAVMAVILTGCSQSKSSDGVKAKAEKVSAENEKNKGNVYVESEFAPLKRVVMSQSEVYFPEDSGSNMMEDMNDIQIKMEKERDEFKKILQKYDVDIQMPRLLTEDEKKLGIAENGITGGAGATNFFVRDPFFTIGDHIIEGSFLSTYRRLEVLPARDILLKEVKANKNPYVAVPQPDVSKGINSKNGPFLEGGDILVYGKTIFVGNSGQASNKEGIDWLRNYLTPDGYKVVEVKLEKNTLHLDCAISFVRDGLMIVNEDSLPNGVPDELRDWDKIKVSYKDAQNLAINGLPINEKVYVTDIAYQNTIGKELEKRNIKVEYIDFKITRSYGGAFRCTTQPLLRK; encoded by the coding sequence ATGAGAAAAAAATTTATTAATTTAGTTGGCTTTGCTGCGGTAATGGCTGTTATTTTAACAGGTTGTTCGCAGTCAAAAAGCTCAGACGGTGTGAAAGCAAAAGCAGAAAAAGTCTCAGCTGAAAACGAAAAAAATAAAGGAAATGTGTATGTTGAAAGTGAATTTGCTCCATTAAAACGTGTCGTTATGTCTCAATCTGAAGTCTATTTTCCAGAAGATAGCGGCTCAAACATGATGGAAGATATGAACGATATTCAAATCAAAATGGAAAAAGAACGTGATGAGTTTAAGAAAATACTCCAGAAATACGATGTAGACATCCAAATGCCACGCCTTTTAACGGAGGATGAAAAGAAATTAGGTATAGCTGAAAATGGTATAACTGGTGGAGCTGGTGCTACGAATTTCTTTGTTAGAGATCCATTCTTTACAATTGGAGATCACATAATTGAAGGATCGTTTTTATCAACTTACCGCAGACTTGAAGTGCTTCCAGCAAGGGATATCCTTTTAAAAGAGGTAAAAGCGAACAAAAATCCATATGTTGCTGTTCCACAGCCTGATGTTTCAAAAGGCATAAATTCTAAGAATGGTCCATTTTTAGAGGGTGGAGATATTCTTGTGTACGGGAAAACAATTTTTGTTGGAAACTCTGGTCAAGCATCTAATAAAGAAGGAATCGATTGGCTCCGTAATTATTTAACACCAGATGGTTATAAAGTAGTTGAAGTGAAACTGGAGAAAAATACTCTTCATCTTGATTGTGCCATTAGTTTTGTGCGAGACGGTCTGATGATTGTGAATGAAGACTCACTACCAAACGGAGTTCCAGATGAATTAAGAGATTGGGATAAAATAAAAGTAAGTTACAAAGATGCGCAAAATTTAGCTATTAATGGGTTACCGATTAATGAAAAAGTATATGTAACGGATATAGCATATCAAAATACAATTGGAAAAGAATTAGAAAAAAGAAATATCAAGGTGGAATATATTGATTTTAAAATAACAAGAAGCTATGGTGGCGCTTTCCGATGTACTACTCAACCATTACTCCGTAAATAA
- a CDS encoding ArpU family phage packaging/lysis transcriptional regulator codes for MGAEQLCLLPGIDEKQVRNALIKELKVYRALKVLEENRKEQEANGATGLFPSLRNQEVLNELKVRQIERALKNSLDEVEQDIIRMKYLTSRFVKDLEICEELGLKKDRYYRLKKQATFNLSTALGII; via the coding sequence ATGGGAGCTGAACAATTGTGTTTACTGCCAGGGATCGATGAGAAACAAGTCCGGAATGCCTTAATTAAGGAGCTGAAGGTCTATAGAGCCCTGAAGGTTCTTGAAGAAAACAGAAAGGAACAGGAGGCAAACGGCGCAACAGGTCTTTTTCCTTCTCTCAGGAATCAGGAAGTTTTAAATGAACTGAAGGTACGGCAGATAGAAAGGGCGTTAAAAAATAGTTTAGACGAAGTTGAACAAGATATTATCAGGATGAAATATCTTACATCACGATTCGTAAAAGATTTAGAAATATGCGAAGAATTGGGATTGAAAAAGGACCGATACTATAGGTTGAAAAAGCAAGCCACATTTAACCTCTCAACAGCACTGGGCATAATTTAA
- a CDS encoding site-specific DNA-methyltransferase: protein MNIKTIPVHKINPAPYNPRIDLQPGDPEYDALKNSMKKFGYVDPLVWNERTGHLVGGHQRFKIIMEDRPTEILVSVVSLNDQDEKALNVALNKISGHWDETKLEKLLTELKDNDLDLQTIGFTEEEYEELLDSVSIENEIVVVEEDNFDVQEALDNIKEPETKYGDVWRLGRHTLVCGDATKIEDVDRLMSGHKADLVITDPPYNVAVKSDSKKLNDDGHASILNDSMDDGQFDLFLREVFLNYSRVMNEKAAIYVFHAASYQRAFENEMRHADIDIRSQCIWVKNSPTFGWAQYKYMHEPVFYAFKKGYSPNWYGDRKQVTVWRADTSEEGEPATIWEVSRGDTTKYVHPTQKPLDLINIPLSNSSKKGDRVVDFFGGSGSTLMTCEQTDREALLLELDPYFCDVIKKRFTEFTGIEPELVSSL, encoded by the coding sequence ATGAATATCAAAACAATCCCCGTACATAAAATTAACCCTGCACCATATAACCCCCGAATTGATCTGCAGCCAGGAGATCCTGAGTACGATGCTCTTAAAAATTCCATGAAGAAATTTGGATACGTTGATCCGTTAGTTTGGAACGAAAGAACTGGCCATCTTGTTGGAGGCCATCAACGTTTCAAAATAATAATGGAAGATAGACCAACTGAAATTCTGGTATCAGTGGTTTCTTTAAATGACCAGGATGAAAAGGCTCTGAACGTAGCATTAAACAAAATCAGTGGCCATTGGGATGAAACTAAACTTGAAAAACTTCTAACAGAATTAAAGGACAACGATCTTGATCTACAAACCATCGGATTTACTGAAGAAGAATATGAAGAACTATTAGACAGTGTTTCTATTGAAAATGAGATCGTGGTTGTTGAGGAAGATAATTTCGATGTGCAAGAGGCACTAGACAATATCAAAGAACCTGAAACAAAGTATGGGGATGTATGGCGGCTTGGCCGGCATACCCTAGTGTGTGGAGACGCAACAAAGATAGAGGATGTTGACCGATTGATGTCTGGCCATAAAGCAGATCTAGTCATAACTGATCCACCTTATAATGTAGCGGTCAAAAGTGATAGCAAAAAGTTAAATGATGATGGCCATGCATCGATTTTAAACGATTCTATGGATGATGGTCAGTTTGATTTATTTTTAAGAGAAGTGTTCCTCAATTATTCAAGAGTCATGAACGAAAAGGCAGCTATATATGTTTTTCATGCAGCTTCATATCAACGCGCTTTTGAGAATGAGATGCGGCATGCAGATATTGATATAAGATCGCAGTGTATCTGGGTGAAAAACTCACCAACATTCGGATGGGCGCAATATAAATACATGCACGAACCAGTTTTCTATGCATTCAAAAAAGGCTATTCACCTAATTGGTATGGAGATAGAAAACAAGTTACTGTGTGGAGAGCTGATACCTCTGAAGAAGGAGAACCAGCAACAATTTGGGAAGTTTCCCGCGGTGATACTACAAAATATGTTCATCCTACACAGAAGCCGCTTGATCTTATTAATATTCCTCTGAGTAATAGCAGTAAAAAAGGTGATAGAGTAGTAGATTTCTTTGGGGGAAGCGGTTCAACTCTAATGACGTGTGAGCAAACGGATAGAGAAGCCCTTCTTTTGGAGCTTGATCCTTATTTCTGCGATGTAATTAAAAAGAGATTCACTGAATTTACTGGAATTGAACCTGAGTTGGTTTCTTCTTTATAA
- the terS gene encoding phage terminase small subunit has product MARPRNPKRDQAFQLWKKSNGTRLLKDIAEELECSQTLIRKWKNQDSWDEKLNGNVTKPKEKTNGNVTKRPGAPKGSKNARGNKGGKAPPGNQNAKGNRGGAAPKGNKNSFKTGEYETIMFEYMDEKEQKLFTEIETDPLYQIDLSIRLLSVRETRMMRLITKYENGLTDKQRTVLQQMRKMKDVVQAPDKNGLIKPVPITNERLAVVQIEETDSPQLEKILSIEDALTRVTAQRDKAIRQKVDIMKTMSEYELRLRGLDLANRTREAELERITARPVDDSVQITIKRKNKGDG; this is encoded by the coding sequence ATGGCTAGACCGAGAAATCCTAAAAGAGATCAGGCATTCCAGTTGTGGAAGAAAAGCAATGGAACCCGCTTGCTGAAAGACATTGCTGAAGAATTAGAGTGTTCTCAAACGCTTATCCGCAAATGGAAGAACCAAGACTCTTGGGATGAGAAATTGAATGGTAACGTTACTAAACCAAAAGAGAAAACCAATGGTAACGTTACTAAACGTCCTGGCGCTCCGAAAGGGAGTAAAAACGCCAGAGGTAATAAAGGAGGTAAAGCGCCACCTGGTAATCAAAATGCTAAAGGCAATAGGGGTGGCGCAGCTCCAAAAGGCAACAAGAATTCATTCAAGACCGGTGAATATGAAACGATCATGTTTGAGTACATGGATGAAAAAGAACAGAAGCTTTTTACTGAGATTGAGACTGATCCTTTGTATCAAATTGATCTATCAATACGATTATTGAGCGTTCGTGAAACAAGAATGATGCGCTTGATCACTAAATATGAGAATGGATTGACTGATAAGCAGCGGACAGTCTTGCAGCAAATGAGGAAGATGAAAGACGTTGTACAGGCTCCGGATAAAAATGGTCTGATTAAACCTGTTCCTATAACTAATGAACGTCTAGCAGTGGTCCAGATCGAAGAGACAGACTCACCGCAACTAGAGAAGATATTGAGCATTGAAGACGCTCTGACACGTGTGACCGCACAACGTGATAAAGCCATTAGGCAGAAAGTCGACATAATGAAAACTATGTCTGAATATGAATTGAGGCTTCGTGGCCTTGATCTTGCAAACCGAACGAGAGAAGCAGAGCTGGAGCGGATCACCGCACGTCCTGTTGATGATTCTGTACAAATAACAATTAAGCGGAAGAATAAAGGTGATGGCTGA
- a CDS encoding phage portal protein has protein sequence MTKQVKATVFKADISQTTKQIHDDNFNYETDGLIEPPYNIKELKQIAEYSTILQQCIDAYKTNILGFGLGIEYVFDFNAENAPEGKKAAAEKEWTRLEELVRYMNYDESAEVVLGYVIEDRERTGNGFLEVLRNGTGQPAGIEYLDAQHMRICKIGDPVEVDFKYTDHGKVKSLKRKKRFRKYVQKINTKKVFFKEYGDPRTMNSATGEYSDETPSNLVASEVIHFKIGSGTYGVPRWIGNIVNMYGARKAEELNYLYFKQGRHVPAAITVENGMLSEASYEQLQDYMNGIEGSDNAHKFLLLEVEGIPKKKKDEVSNDEDPAPVKVEIKSLAEILQEDALFLEYDEKTRNKIRSSFRLPPIYTGESQDYNKATADTARKTTEEQVFQPERMIITGKLNTLFLPDLDLWHVRLILNGPDFRDPLEIAKVLTPFIQAGAVSPNDLRDLAGRILGKTLEEWPEEEYHRPIEAKPKVSNSLLDTVFQKSADSQNELVSILKDLRDELEEIRK, from the coding sequence ATGACAAAACAGGTGAAAGCTACTGTGTTTAAAGCAGACATCTCTCAAACTACGAAACAAATTCATGATGATAATTTTAACTATGAGACTGATGGATTGATCGAACCGCCATACAATATCAAAGAGCTCAAACAAATAGCCGAGTATTCTACCATTCTTCAGCAATGCATTGATGCGTATAAGACCAATATTCTAGGTTTCGGCTTGGGAATTGAATACGTTTTTGACTTCAATGCCGAGAATGCGCCAGAAGGAAAGAAAGCCGCTGCTGAAAAAGAATGGACGAGGCTTGAGGAGCTTGTGCGATACATGAACTATGATGAATCAGCCGAAGTGGTTCTAGGGTATGTGATAGAAGATCGGGAGCGGACAGGGAATGGCTTTCTTGAAGTGTTGCGTAATGGTACAGGGCAACCAGCAGGAATCGAATACTTAGATGCTCAGCACATGCGAATATGTAAGATAGGCGATCCCGTTGAGGTCGATTTCAAGTATACAGATCATGGCAAAGTGAAGTCATTGAAGCGAAAGAAGAGATTCAGGAAGTATGTTCAGAAGATCAATACTAAAAAAGTATTCTTCAAAGAGTACGGCGATCCAAGAACAATGAACTCTGCTACAGGAGAATATAGTGATGAAACTCCTTCTAATCTTGTAGCAAGCGAAGTCATTCATTTCAAGATCGGCAGCGGTACATATGGTGTTCCTCGTTGGATTGGTAACATCGTCAATATGTATGGAGCGCGCAAAGCTGAAGAGCTGAACTATCTGTACTTTAAACAAGGTCGTCATGTGCCAGCAGCTATTACAGTGGAAAATGGAATGCTATCTGAAGCATCATACGAACAGCTGCAGGACTACATGAACGGTATAGAGGGTTCAGACAATGCACATAAGTTTCTTTTGCTTGAAGTCGAAGGGATTCCGAAAAAGAAAAAGGACGAAGTAAGCAATGACGAAGACCCAGCACCTGTTAAAGTTGAAATAAAATCACTGGCCGAGATTCTCCAGGAGGATGCGCTGTTTCTTGAATACGATGAGAAGACGAGAAACAAGATACGTTCTTCTTTTCGTCTGCCGCCGATCTACACTGGCGAATCACAGGATTATAACAAGGCGACAGCTGACACCGCTCGTAAGACAACTGAGGAACAGGTATTTCAGCCAGAGCGAATGATCATCACTGGCAAGCTCAATACACTCTTTCTTCCTGATCTCGATCTCTGGCATGTGCGACTCATATTAAATGGTCCTGACTTTCGTGATCCGCTCGAAATTGCAAAGGTTCTTACACCGTTTATTCAAGCAGGAGCGGTTTCACCGAATGACCTGCGTGATCTGGCTGGGCGTATTCTTGGGAAAACATTAGAAGAATGGCCAGAGGAAGAATATCACCGACCAATTGAAGCGAAGCCAAAGGTATCAAATAGCTTGCTTGATACGGTGTTTCAGAAGTCAGCAGATTCTCAGAATGAATTGGTATCGATCCTCAAAGACCTTAGGGATGAACTAGAGGAGATACGTAAATGA